A single Candidatus Binatus sp. DNA region contains:
- a CDS encoding ABC transporter ATP-binding protein, with product MTTPATTPTATATDAKDQTPTITVRNLTMAFGTFVVMKDLNFKVNPHDIFVIMGGSGCGKSTLLRHMLGLLEPAKGEVLYRDFNFTKAQPAEREAELRRFGVLYQGGALWSSMTLAENVGLPLGQFTDLNPDEIREVAALKLALVGLKGFEDYYPSQISGGMQKRAGLARAIALDPEILFFDEPSAGLDPISSRLLDDLILELRDNLGATVVVVTHELPSIFAIANNGAFLDAESRTMIATGNPRELLAHSTDPRVQTFLTRGGEGEKPESSARNHGQES from the coding sequence ATGACCACACCAGCGACAACGCCGACCGCAACCGCAACCGACGCCAAGGATCAGACGCCGACTATAACGGTGCGCAATCTGACCATGGCATTCGGCACTTTTGTCGTGATGAAGGATCTCAATTTCAAGGTCAATCCGCACGACATCTTCGTCATCATGGGCGGCAGCGGATGCGGCAAAAGCACCTTGCTGCGCCACATGCTCGGACTGCTCGAGCCGGCCAAGGGCGAAGTCCTCTACCGCGATTTCAATTTCACCAAAGCCCAGCCGGCCGAGCGCGAAGCCGAACTCCGGCGCTTCGGCGTGCTGTACCAGGGCGGCGCGCTCTGGAGTTCGATGACGCTGGCGGAGAACGTGGGCTTGCCGCTCGGCCAGTTTACGGACCTGAACCCGGACGAGATTCGCGAGGTGGCGGCGCTCAAGCTGGCGCTGGTCGGGCTCAAGGGCTTCGAGGATTACTATCCGAGCCAGATCAGCGGCGGGATGCAGAAGCGGGCCGGACTCGCGCGCGCGATTGCGCTCGACCCGGAAATTCTATTTTTCGACGAACCGTCCGCCGGTTTGGATCCGATCAGTTCCCGCCTGCTCGACGACCTGATCCTCGAGCTTCGAGATAATCTGGGCGCCACCGTAGTCGTCGTGACCCACGAGTTGCCCAGCATTTTCGCAATAGCAAATAACGGCGCCTTTCTCGACGCGGAAAGCCGCACGATGATCGCGACCGGCAATCCCAGAGAACTGCTCGCTCATTCGACCGACCCTCGCGTGCAGACTTTCCTTACGCGCGGCGGCGAGGGCGAGAAGCCGGAAAGTTCAGCGAGGAATCATGGGCAAGAGAGTTAA